A portion of the Aythya fuligula isolate bAytFul2 chromosome 10, bAytFul2.pri, whole genome shotgun sequence genome contains these proteins:
- the SEMA3B gene encoding semaphorin-3B — protein sequence MSSPLLLLLLLLLLLLLRGPAAGRPPPATATPRLRLAFPELRARHGLRLFQLERSCCYEALLLDEERGRLFVGAKNHLVSLSLDNIGQRERKIYWPAPVEWREECNWAGKDITAECMNFVKILHAYNRTHLYACGTGAFHPTCAFVEVGQHTEDHVFKLDPRRAEDGKGKSPYDPRHTAASVLVGEELYSGVATDLMGRDFTIFRSLGPRPSVRTEQHDSRWLNEPKFVDVFWVPESENPDDDKIYFFFRETAVERQQGLGKTSFTRIGQICRNDVGGQRSLVNKWTTFLKARLVCAVPGADGADTYFDELRDVFLLQTRDKRNPLVYAVFSTSSSVFQGSAVCVYTMADIRRAFLGPFAHKEGPNYQWVPYQARVPYPRPGMCPSKTFGTFSSTKDFPDEVIQFARHHPLMYNPVLPHGQRPLFLQAGVPYTFTCIAVDRVSAADGHYDVLFIGTDVGTVLKVVSVPQERWHGMEELLLEELQVFQDASPIISLQLSSKRQQLYAGSTTAVAQLPLHRCSAYGKACAECCLARDPYCAWDGTACTRYVPSTKRRSRRQDVRNGDPNLLCSEEPRRGRVPQRQLYAVEGSSTFLECVPRSLQARVLWTYQHSPDAPQREVQPDERVVWTERGLLLRSVQRSDAGLYLCRATEHGFTQPLLRLALEVITASRAAAPPAPGAPAPSRTLWYRDFLQLLERPEAACEGPRGGSRAPRTQAGPPARPGEELQAARRRRTRGGPRGPRSASPW from the exons ATGAGcagcccgctgctgctgctgctgctcctgctgctgctgctcctgctgcgtggccccgccgccgggcgcCCCCCACCCGCCACTGCTACCCCCCGCCTCCGGCTGGCCTTCCCGG AGCTGCGGGCCCGCCACGGGCTGCGCCTCTTCCAGCTGGAGCGCTCGTGCTGCTACGAGGCCCTGCTGCTGGACGAGGAGCGCGGCCGCCTCTTCGTGGGCGCCAAGAACCACCTGGTGTCGCTGAGCCTGGACAACATCGGCCAGCGGGAGAGGAAG atCTACTGGCCTGCACCGGTGGAGTGGAGGGAAGAGTGCAACTGGGCTGGCAAGGACATCACT GCCGAGTGCATGAACTTTGTGAAGATCCTGCACGCCTACAACCGGACCCACCTGTATGCCTGCGGCACCGGCGCCTTCCACCCCACCTGTGCCTTCGTGGAAGTCGGCCAGCACACGGAg GACCACGTCTTCAAGCTGGACCCACGGCGCGCTGAGGATGGCAAGGGAAAGAGCCCCTATGACCCCCGGCACACGGCCGCCTCTGTTCTCGTGG GTGAGGAGCTCTACTCCGGGGTGGCCACCGATCTGATGGGGCGCGACTTCACCATCTTCCGCAGCCTGGGTCCGCGCCCCTCCGTCCGTACCGAGCAGCACGACTCCCGCTGGCTCAACG AGCCCAAGTTCGTGGACGTTTTTTGGGTGCCTGAGAGCGAGAACCCCGACGACGACAAAATCTACTTCTTCTTCCGTGAGACGGCGGTGGAgcggcagcaggggctgggcaagACCAGCTTCACCCGCATCGGCCAGATCTGCAGg AACGACGTGGGCGGGCAGAGGAGCCTGGTGAACAAGTGGACGACGTTCCTGAAGGCCCGGCTGGTCTGTGCCGTGCCGGGTGCCGACGGTGCTGACACGTACTTCGACGAGCTCC GGGACGTCTTCCTGCTGCAGACAAGGGACAAGCGCAACCCCTTGGTCTACGCGGTCTTCTCCACCTCCAG CTCCGTCTTCCAGGGCTCGGCCGTCTGTGTCTACACCATGGCTGACATCCGCCGGGCTTTCCTGGGGCCCTTTGCGCACAAGGAGGGCCCCAATTACCAGTGGGTGCCGTACCAGGCTCGTGTGCCCTACCCCCGGCCAGGCATG TGCCCCAGCAAAACCTTCGGCACCTTCAGCTCCACCAAGGACTTCCCGGATGAGGTGATCCAGTTTGCCCGGCACCACCCTCTCATGTACAACCCGGTGCTGCCCCACGGCCAGCGGCCCCTCTTCCTGCAAGCCGGCGTGCCCTACACCTTCACCTGCATCGCCGTTGACCGCGTCTCTGCCGCTGATGGCCACTACGACGTCCTCTTCATTGGCACAG ATGTCGGCACCGTGCTGAAGGTGGTCTCAGTGCCCCAGGAGAGGTGGCACGGcatggaggagctgctgctggaggagctgcaggtctTCCAG GATGCATCCCCCATCAtcagcctgcagctctcctccaAGCGG caACAGCTCTATGCCGGCTCGACCACGGCAGTGGCCCAGCTGCCCCTCCACCGCTGCAGTGCCTACGGCAAAGCCTGCGCCGAGTGCTGCCTGGCCAGGGACCCGTACTGCGCCTGGGACGGCACCGCCTGCACCCGCTACGTGCCCAGCACCAAAAG GCGCTCCCGCCGGCAGGACGTCCGCAATGGGGACCCCAACCTGCTCTGCTCCGAAG AGCCACGGCGGGGCCGCGTGCCCCAGAGGCAGCTCTACGCCGTGGAGGGTAGCAGCACCTTCCTGGAGTGCGTGCCCCGATCCCTACAAGCCCGCGTGCTCTGGACCTACCAGCACAGCCCCGATGCTCCCCAGCGAGAG GTGCAGCCGGACGAGCGGGTGGTTTGGACGGagcgggggctgctcctgcgCAGCGTCCAGCGCTCCGACGCCGGCCTCTACCTGTGCCGCGCCACCGAGCACGGCTtcacccagcccctgctgcgCCTGGCGCTGGAGGTGATCACCGCCAGCCGGGCGGCAGCACCGCCGGCCCCGGGCGCCCCCGCGCCCTCCCGCACCCTCTGGTACCGGgacttcctccagctgctggagcgGCCCGAGGCGGCCTGCGAGGGGCCGAGGGGCGGCTCACGGGCCCCCCGCACCCAAGCCGGGCCCCCCGCGAGGCCcggagaggagctgcaggccgcccgccgccgccgcaccCGGGGAGGGCCGCGGGGTCCCCGCAGCGCTTCCCCCTGGTGA